In Castor canadensis chromosome 6, mCasCan1.hap1v2, whole genome shotgun sequence, the genomic window aaactccagtcccaccccccaaaaaatatatatatagttatgtcTGTAATGACGTAATTTTAACAGGAGgcctcattcttcttttcttatccAGAACTAAGagagaaaggtgaatatggtttttGCTCACAGAATGGACCACGGCAAGCCACCTTTGCCTGTCCCTACTCTTGTGGCGACTCTGCAGAACCACAGCTGCACTGAGACGGCTGTGCCCGTGTCCAGCCAGGACCTGCCGGGATTGTACGCAGAGGAGCACGGTGTGAGCAGCAACAAGTCAGACCTGCAGTACAGACTGGGGCCCGGGGAAGTGGCCACGGCTAGCATTTTCTTCGGGGCTCTGTGGTTGTTCTCCATCTTTGGCAACTCACTGGTCTGCCTGGTCATCCACAGGAGCAGGAGGACTCAGTCCACCACCAACTACTTCGTGGTCTCCATGGCCTGTGCGGACCTCCTCCTCAGCGTGGCCAGCACGCCTTTTGTCCTGCTCCAGGTCACCACGGGAAGGTGGACCCTGGGCAGCGCCACGTGCAAGGTCGTGCGGTACTTGCAGTACCTCACTCCGGGCGTCCAGATCTACGTCCTGCTGTCCATCTGTATTGACCGTTTCTACACCATCGTGTACCCACTGAGCTTCAAGGTGTCCCGAGAAAAAGCCAAGAAAATGATCGCAGCCTCGTGGGTGTTCCATGCGGCCTTCGTGGCCCCCGTGTTCTTTTTGTATGGCTCCAGCTGGGACAGTCGCTGCAGCTACTTCCTCCCGTCCTCCTGGGGAGGGACCACCTACACCGTCCTCCACTTCCTGGTGGGCTTTGTCATTCCATCCATCCTCATCATCTTGTTTTACCAGAAGGTCGTCAAGTACATCTGGAGAATCGGCTCTGATGGCCGCACAGTGAGGAGGACGATGAATGTTGTCCCCAGGACAAAGGTGAGGACAGTcaagatgttcctcctcctaaacCTCTTCTTCCTGTGCTCCTGGCTGCCTTTCCACGTGGCTCAGCTCTGGCACCCGCACGAGCAAGACGACAGGCAAAGCTCCCTGGTCTTCACAGCCGTCACGTGGTTATCCTTTAGCTCGTCAGCCTCCAAGCCCACCCTGTACTCAATTTATAACGCTAACTTTAGGAGGGGGGTGAGAGAGACCTTCTGCATGTCCTCCATGAAATGCTACCGGAGCAACGCCTACACTATCACAACGAGTTCAAGGATGGCCAAAAAAAACTATGTCGGTATTTCCGAAATCCCTCCCATGGCCAAGTCCATAACCAAAGACGCCATCTATGACTCATTCGACAGAGAAGCCAAGGAAAAGAAGCTGGCGTGGCCCATTAACTCAAACCCGCCAAATACGTTTGTCTAATTTCTCAGAATTGCGCGCCAGAGATTAAAAACTTTGACTATAAAAATAGCTTTCAGAGTTGTTTTGTAAAATGCACGCGTTTATTAGATCACGGTTCGTGGCTTGGTTTGTGGCTTTTGTTCTGGTTGCTTTTCTGTAGTAGTTAGGTGCCTAGAACAAAGTCCTTcctacatttatttcatttatcgtGAGGTCCCCAAAGCATAAAGCAAACCGTCTATGGTTAATGGTTTCACCTtggtttattttgtcttttccttttccctgctgAATTTTTACAAGGAGGACTTCCTCTTCATTGGCATCTCCCATCATGCATTTCAGGAACATTTCGGAAGAGCAACACTGTTTTCACATCACCTTGTTCCATGGAGTCACTGCTATGGAAAGTGCTCGGTCTGCTGGATGCAGTGGAGCTTGCTGGGAAGTGGCCTGTCATCGAGTTTTAATTAGGCTCTTGGGAATTCGTGCTTAGCCTTACCCgagtgtcttttcttttcttccttcatccaGGCAGCCAAGGAGGCCCGGGAAACTCGGAAGCCGTGTGCTGTCCCCGCACATCTGTGTCCCGTCTAGGCTGTTTCTTGGACACTTATCTCCCTTCAAGTTGTCCACAAGGGCGTGCCCAGTGGAGAAGGGACAGATGACATTTCTCTGCGCTCTGCCATTCAAACAGAGACCTTCAACTTCCTGCCCTCCCACTGTCCACGAGGACAGCAAGGGCAAAGGTCAACTTTCCATTTCTCCTAGAAACTCAGACACGAGGCCCCTCCTGCAGCCAgccctccttcctttcatctcTCAGGTCCCAGCACCATATGCAGCCAGAGTCACTCTTCTTTGCTTGTGTAGCTGAGGATTTTGTTCTCTGGTTCCCATATTCCCATAATTTCAAATCTAATGCCGCCACAGTTAGAAAATGTTCGTATTAAACAAGAAAGGGCTCCAGACAAGACTGGCATGGGGTTTATGCCCGAGTTAACAAGGATTGCAAAATGCATCATTTCATCCTCCCCACAATTCTGTGAtacatttcttctctgttttatagatgagaaaacgaGAACTCCAAAGTGACATGTCTTGCCCAGGCTAGAAGGTGGCAGAGCTGGAACTCAGACCCCTTTCCTGATGTTTCAGATGTCTCCTTAGTGGACACTGTGGCCACACACCCTCAGCCAGGCCTCAATTGGCCTCCTGACCACAACCTTGGTGAAATCATAATGTCTAAAATAATCTGGCtatcttttaaaaagtcttagATGAAGTTTAACAGGCTGGCCCTCCCCTTCCCTTGGCTGCGGGTTGGTTCTTGCACTGAATATTTTGATATGAAGAAGGTAGCCTGTCCACTCCCGCCTCACAGACCCCAGGAGATAAGACAAGATTGGGGCTGGTGTTCGGGGcaaagaataacaacaaaacattTAATCTACAAAACATCTACAcagctaattttttctttttcagtagtggggtttgaactcagggccttgtgcttgcaggtaggtgcttcaccacttgagccactcccgtAGGCttctcttgctttagttatttttcaggtagggtcttaagTTTTTAACCAGGGCCAGTCTCAGAAAACCATCCTCCTTCTCCTTACACCttacacatagctgggattacacagaTACACCACAATGctgtttattgattgagatggaggctcacaaaccttttgcctgggctagcctcaaacttcgatcctcctgatctctgcctcctgagtagctgggattacaggtgtgaaccaccacacctgacttgatGTTTTCAAGTTGAGATGGTTCCTTCAATTgacaaaagcaaaagataaaaggAGTATCtcatatttttctcccttttcctcttccgCCTCAGTCTTACTTGGCAAATGATACTCTAAAACAAAATCAGGCAGATACTTATGTCACTTGACCCTTGCACTTTATGGTCCAAACTTgttcaaaaatacaaaagactCCTGCAgtagttttaagtttttatttattcacttatttctgacagttctgggatttgaatttatcTGAAAGAGAGACAAGGGCTGGGGGCGCTGGGAAACAGGACAAAACTCCTCCCTCTAGCAGTTCCTCAAAATGACCGCTAGGTGGCACTGTGGCCAGCGGCCTCGCCTGCCAGCTCTTCCCATGCCAGCCACACTGGGGACTCAGAGGCCTTGTCTCCTAGCAACAAGAGGGTGGAAATGGCTGAGTCCCCAGATGCAGCTGTAGATTAGCCAATCAGTGTGTTCCAAACACAAAGCTTCTAAACATTGCGGGAAATCCCAATTAATACCCTTTACAGACCTGAGATCTCTAGTCAAAATATTGTTCTAAGCCCACTTTACAAATGTGACCGTTGTCAGAAAGGCCCATCAGACCGTCAGGCTGGCGGCAGCACCACCCACATCACCAggcctctcctcccctctctgctGCTTTTATCCCTTGGCTGAGAACTCATGGACTCGCTCATTGCGGGATGGAGGGTTTCCCACAGGGGGCTGTGCACCAGCAGCTGGTGAGTAGGCAGGAACATTCATTTTAGGCCTGTATTGTTTCTCTTACAcgctctttgatttttttttttttgggcagtactaggatttgaactcaggacctcatgcttgctaggcaggcactgtaccatttgaaccCTGCTCCAGCCCACCTTTCCTTGTTTAGTTTCATTTCAGATGACGAGGTGGCTGGAAAAAGTGGTAGCAGGAACTTGTATGGAAGGAAGGTAGGTGGTGACAGGCTGACTCCCCTCTCACCCCAAAGAACCTTTCCTCACCCCCTTGGAATGTTCCTTAAGAAGGAATGCTTTAGTCACAGAATTTACATGAGAGTGACTTTTTTTGGGtaggactgggacttgaactcatggctttgcactcGAAAACTATGccctttactgcttgagccacacctccatcccattttgttctggttattttggagatggggtcttgataactatttgcctggcctggcgtCGAACCTCACTCATTCCGATCTCaatctcccgagtagctagaatcgcagacgtgagccaccggcgcctggctagGAGTGAAGACGTTCATCCACACTGTTCTGTTGGCTCCTCACTGAATACCACAGAGTACCAATGAGGAAAGCTCAGTGCTGGCTGATATTCAACTGTTCACTCCGGTAAAGATGAAAAACAGGGACATGTGACTTAAATCACTCTTGGCCATTACAGGCCACCATCGTAGCAAACACGCAGAGCAACTGTTTTCAGTTAAGCCATAAGCAAATTACGTGGTAAGCAGAAGCCTAAGTGGACTCAGGTGAAAGTGAGGGCGAGGCATTTTGAAAAGCTATTTGGTGAGCagagaaaaaacaacagaagAGCCAAAGGCTTAAACGTGAGCACGAATGTTGTAGAGACGTTTGAGTCGGGGTGGGAGGTGCTCACGCCGGGTGTGGGCAAGGCCAGGTTCAATCCCAGACCCATGAAAACAACTTGGAGGAGAAATTTGGAACTAGCAGAATGGTTtatggcttctttttgttttgttttttcttttagagatgtATGAGCCTACTGTTCGGAAGACTAAGGAAGACGATAGGTTTTGTGCTATAAAAGAAACAGTTCAAAGCCCACACATGAAGACTCCGCTGAGCTAGAGCCCGTGAGCTCTGTGCGGGCCTGGCTCAGCTGCGGGGTGATGGTGAACATGGGCGGCTAGGCTGCTGGAGGTGAAAGGCAGGCCCTGCACAGCCACCACGCTTGGCAACAGGCTGGGTGAACTGGTCACCAGACCCCAGGTGTTTCTGGTGATCATGGTGGGATTAAACCAAACTGGCCTCCCTGTCCCCAAGCTGATTGGCTGCGCCACGGCTGTCCTGACGTGGGTACACTGACCAGAGGACCCATGAGCGATTGACAGGGAGAGTGTTCCAGTCCAGGGGCCAGACGCATGTAAGCCCTCTGTGCGCAGATCCGGTGTCTTTGGAAGCTGCTTGGTGAATGTGGAGCCTGAATAAAGGGAAGGCGGGTCGCTATTGCCTTTTTGTCATTTGGAAGATGCTCTCAACTTTGTAGATGAAATGGCAGGCGAATATTTAAGGAAAGGTCAAGCCGCGTGTTGTGTGAGGAAGCATTCCGTTGATTCTAACCGCCCCGTTTTTgctttctggtactggggatcgaaccctgggcctcatgcttgccaggcatgtgctctaGCCCTTGAGCTGTGCTCCCAGcccatctgtttttatttttattttctatttttatctttttggtggcactggggtttgaagtcagggcctcctcgctcttgctaggcaggtgctctgccacttgagccactccgccagcccttggCATTTCTTTTGATTTcgtgtttattttcatttcctgacAGTGCTGGGTCAGAACCACGAGGAACAAACCCGCGAATAAGGCGGCCTTACCTTAGCTGCTATCAAGATTCAGTTCCTGGTGCTGGCACCAGCTGCAGGCCTAGCTCGGTGCCTTCACGTGGGTCTTTCCAGCCTGGCAGAAGTCACTGCTTACACAACCCTGTCACACCAGTGACGTCCCATCGCCTTTCTGCGTTCTACTGGTCAGAAGCGCGTCACCACAGTCCTGCCCATATGCCAGGGAAGGAGAGTAGACAAGGGTGTGGGTTCCAGGAGGCAGCCATCATCGGGGACCTTGTTGAAGGTGTCGGCCCCAACAACGGAGGGCCGTGTGAAAAGTGGACCTCTCTCTAGCCTGCACTTCTTGTTTGCCAGCACCCCTCTCTGCAGATAAAGGCTATTACGCTTTGAATGAACAGAAATAGTCTATGCACACAGAAGCAAATACATGGTGATAAAATATCACACCCCTTAAAAATACAACAAAGTAGGCCAGGCAcattggctcacatctgtaatcccagctactcaggaggcagagattgggaggattgtggttcaaggtcagcccaggcaaaaagtttgcaagaccctatctcaaccaaggGCTGGGTGCAGTTGTGCCTGTATGTTGTCCCAGCCAAATGGGAAACATAAATGAGGATTGCAGTCCCAGCTGGCCTGGCCATaaagcatgaccctatctcaaaaataatatgtatatatacacacatatatgtttgtatgcacacacacacatagttaacatggctggtggagtggctcaagtggtagagtccctgcctagcaagtgccaggccttgaattcaaactccagtatgacaaaaaaaaaaaaatacaattaagaGCATATTATACAAACTATTTTggtattttactatttttgttatATGTTGAGAGTCACTCCATATAAGCACATTCTTTTTAATGACAGCATAGTATTCCTTTGTGAGGTTGTACCATAAATTTATTCAAACAGCCCCTTGTTAGAAAACGAAGTTGTGTTCCGTCTTTCGGTCTTACAGACACGCAGTGGGCAACGTCTTATTCAGGTATATTTGAGCACAAGAGCTGATATTATCTGTGCCAAAGCGTATTTGCATTTGGATAGACGTTTAAATTACCTTTCATTTCACTTCTTTGCCTGTTTTCAGAATGTTGTGCCTCCTCCTGGCAGCTggatttacactcccaccaatgGCTTCTGAGCACACTGGTCTCCCCAAACCTACCAATGGAAGCTTTATTCATGCACGGTTTGCCAATCGGGCAGATAAAATACCCTTACGTTGTAACACACATTTCCTGATGAGTGAGGTTGAATAGCTGTGTTTAAAAGCAGGCCTCGTTTCACTTCCTTGCCCTTTTTCATAGTGAATTTTAATCAGTTAGGTCACCTTTGATGTTAAGTGACAGCTCCAAACTGGCTTCAGCAAAAACACAATGGACTGGCTCCCCTAAGAAGTTGTGGGAGCCCAGCTTCAGGCAAAACTGGGTTCAAGACTCAAAGGAGGCAACAGGGAGTGGACTGTCCCCCGCCTTGTGCCCCTTCGCTGTGGTGGGAGCAGCCACCCCTTCTTATCTTAACTTCAGCAGGAAGGGCACCTTGCTTCCCAGGAACTCAGGAAAGCTGCAGGAATGTCTTTGACTCTGATTGGTTGGGCTTGGGGTCAATGCCCACCTGCCTCAGCCAATCATTTTCACTTTCGAACATGCTGCTCTATTTAAGGAAGAATGTCACGCAAAGCACAGTTTTTCTATTTTGTCATTCGTCCAGAAGAGGTTTGTTATGGTGATTTTTCAAGAGACATTGTTAATATTGTGTAGTCACACTGACTAGTCACATAGGTCTTCCCTAGAAAGTCTTTCCACTCTTGTTTTggtggactgaggtttgaactcagggcttcacacttacaaagctagcactctatggcttgagccacacctccagtccatttttctctggttatttcagagatggaggtctcatgaacaaatatttgcctgggctggcctcaaaccgagatcctccagatctcagtagctaggattatagcggGGAGCCACCAGTTCCCGGcttcctcattttttctttcaacaaattTGGCTGTTCTTGCACACTTCTATTTGTAAATAACTTCCGAATCAGCTTCTGTGGTGTGAAAGCATCTAGAAATGCATTTCACACAGGCCTGGTGAGGACGTAACCAACCTTCCCTCCCTGTGCTGACAGGCATGGTCTTCCTGCATTGAGCTGACAAGGGCCCAAACGCAGTGTGGGCTTGGGGTGGCCTCTGGCCATGACTCAATTCCATGTTGGGCTCAGGGTTGTGACATGCTGGCCTGGTTGTCTGCCAGGAAGCAAGTGCTGGCAAGGTTGGTAGGTTTGGTTGGATCACAGGCAAATTTCCTGCGTCTGTGTTACTGCAGAATCCAAATGGCCTGTAACCCAGAGCTCGGTGGCCAGCTGCAGCCCACTCCAGCTCAGGAGTTGCTGGCTCCATGCCAGATCCAGTAGGCGATCTGGCTGTGTCTACTTAGAGCTGAGGGCCTGATTTAGGAATCCAGGCATCCTTTCTGCAGTGGGGCTGGGCTGGCATGATAGTCTGAGTCGCAAGTACACCGTTTTGGGAAATGATCTAGATTAGAGGATGGCCAGGCTGCTCACACCTCATGGGACGTGTCCTTCCAGCCCACGTGGCCTTCAGCTGGGTACTTTGGGGCCTCCAATGTGCCTGTACCAGCCAGGGCCATGCTGGCCCACAGTGGAAACTGGCTCTCAGGTGGGGGCTTCCGAGATCTGCAGCATCTGCTGGCTTGTGCAGTGTCAGTGCTCTCGCCACAGCTGACTAAAGGCTGCCACGCCTACATTGCCACATGTGGGGTTGGGAAAAGATTTGTGTGATTGGTGCTGCTCTGGAAAGCCAGCCAGCTGCCACATAGCCACACACCAAAGGACTCTGGCTGGGTGGAGGAACTAAGAAAGGGTTCCCCATTTAGCTAATTACAAATGGCCACCTCTGTGAGACACAGGCCACACCTGCACCTTGGTGAGCAGATGGCCAGTTCCTCCACACGTGGCTTTTGATGTGAACTGCATTCTGGGCCCATCCACTTTTAGCTGTGTGCCTTGTGCAGTACGCAACCAACACACCTTACATGTAGTTAAGAAAAATGGGTGAAATAGGGGGAAACACCCCAAATTACCTTGCAGCCCTAGACCTGCTTCATGCAGGACAATATTGCTAGCTAGAACATTAGTTGTTCTTAAAATCAGTCTAATTAATAGAAAGCGCTTATTTCTTTcctctacttttttttccctttttcatgaGCCTCCAACTATACCACTGCAAAGACAGACATAATAAAGCCCAGGGAAATGTGGTTCCTGTAACTTTATGTTTACATTCCAGCTCATTAAATAAATGCACGTATTTTCAGTGCTTTAAATCCTAGCAGTCAATACAGCTGTACTGTGGATACTGACTGGATCTCCTTCTTAATAAGCACTTTCTCCTACCCCACTCACCAGTGGCTCTGGGAAGGTAAGTCTTCCCCTTTCTTTAACAGATGAGATGAAATCATGCAAGGTGACTCAGAAACGGACCGAGACCTGTTCTTGCCTATAAATGCCACGTTTTTATTGCTCCAGGCAGACAGACACACTGCAGTACTTGAAACACACAACCTGACATGGCTCTGGTGAAGatagtttgtttttcatgaaaataGGATTATACAACGctcttcagagaaagaaaattctttcagTGTCCCCAACACCATGTGGTTTAACGATCTCCctccttttaaaacaaaacatgtaaCTGATAACATGCAACCAATTTCTTGGGAAACAAagcatttatgtttttaaattctagTTCCCTTTAACTAAAGGTCAGTTTAGTTTAAACCTGTACTTTCTGTAATTAGTCAAGTGAAATCTATCATAATTCCAAGATGATCAAATAAAACGCTAAGTGGTGATGCTAAGTACTGTCACCAGCTGGCCAACACAGATGGGAGTTTGCTGAAGTAAGACAGCTCTGACTTACATAGAATAGAAAAAAGCTTGAATAATTCTGACTGGCCCTAAAACCTGACCTGATGGGACTCGTTCCAGGTCACACTCAGCTGCTCTGACAGGTGGAAGCTGATGTTGGAATACCAACAGACTGCCTGTGGGGATACATTGATCTGTTCCcgcttacttttctttctttggggggaaaagaaaaggaaaacacagctGTGTTgactcctcccccttcccccaccacccaTCCCTGTCCTCTCAGCCTGCTGTCACTGTCACCATGCTGTGTGGCCACTGAGGAAGGAAGTGCTCCAGCAACATTTACTGCATGTTTCCAAGTGGCCAAAGCATGTGGCCAACACGACATCAGAGCAGCCCAAACGGCCCTCATTCACACAATAAACGTGCTTGTGGCTTGATCTACTCCAAAATACCAGACAGACAGCTTGAAGAAGAAACTCAGATAAACTGTAACTTACTTTCACCCCAAATGACATGCCCTGCATCTAAGGACAGGTCTCTGCTCTTGTGAAGATACCAGGGCAAGGGGAGGAAACTCGAACAACCTGTCGCTGAGAATTACAACCCGAGAAGAAACCCTTGGAGCACAATGGAGACATTCCAGTGAAGAGCCACATTTGTTCTGGAATGTTTGCTTTGAAAACAACTCAATTCAAAAGGTGCTCAACTAGCAACATAAAGGAAGTCTTGGGtagttttgcaaaataaaaatacacaattgAGTAGACAGGCTACAAAAATATACCCAAGCCAATCTGAGTACTGTATTTAAAGTGCCTCAATTCTTAAAGCCTGAACATCAGCAGTCATTAATCTGTTTACATTTATGGTCCTAGAAGACATAAATACCTAAAACTCCCAACTGCCTAAACACAGATCCCAACGAGCTGGGCTAGTGGTCCATCAGTAGTCACCAGGACCAGCCTCAGATCTGCAATTGCAACCTAAGCACAGAGGGATTCAGGAGCCCAGGCTATGGGAAGGTGCCTTATTCAAATGCATGGCCAGGGAGCAGAAGTACTTCTAGAATAAACTATGTGGTCCACCTCATGTTCCACCTCAGAGACAACCTAGACTATGCTGCCACCTTGCAAATGGCCAGTCTATAAGGAAGCATGTCTTGTTTGGAAGCCAACACTTGCTTCATTTGAGTGAAGAGCAGTTATAATTTCACAGCAAAGAGACTAAAAAGAGAAGGCATGATAAAGGTTTCCAGGGGAATTCCACAGACTGTTAGTCTGTCACTATACGCCTGATGGTTGGTGGTCAGGAAGAAAGTGCAGCTGTGATAGGAACTCAAAGAACTGTCCCGGCTGCCAGCCTGCTACTGCAGGGCACAACGCACTACTGTCGGGAGAAACTCAGTCACTACAGGGACAGCCACTAGATGTTGTTCCAGATACCAAGGCAGAAACTCAGTCTCATCAGCTAGTTTTATTCTGAAAAATTCTCTGATTTCATTGAGTACacaagaaaatgtgtgtgagcACTGACTCCTGTCCTCTCCACgtacacagacagacagacaacagGAACACGGATGCATCCATGCGTGCTACAGGTTAAGATGACATATGCTACTGAAATGCCTGAAAGGTTATTTCttgcttcaaaataaaatttgactAATTATTCTCCACATGTGGATTTGGCCCT contains:
- the Gpr19 gene encoding probable G-protein coupled receptor 19 produces the protein MVFAHRMDHGKPPLPVPTLVATLQNHSCTETAVPVSSQDLPGLYAEEHGVSSNKSDLQYRLGPGEVATASIFFGALWLFSIFGNSLVCLVIHRSRRTQSTTNYFVVSMACADLLLSVASTPFVLLQVTTGRWTLGSATCKVVRYLQYLTPGVQIYVLLSICIDRFYTIVYPLSFKVSREKAKKMIAASWVFHAAFVAPVFFLYGSSWDSRCSYFLPSSWGGTTYTVLHFLVGFVIPSILIILFYQKVVKYIWRIGSDGRTVRRTMNVVPRTKVRTVKMFLLLNLFFLCSWLPFHVAQLWHPHEQDDRQSSLVFTAVTWLSFSSSASKPTLYSIYNANFRRGVRETFCMSSMKCYRSNAYTITTSSRMAKKNYVGISEIPPMAKSITKDAIYDSFDREAKEKKLAWPINSNPPNTFV